From a single Ailuropoda melanoleuca isolate Jingjing chromosome 12, ASM200744v2, whole genome shotgun sequence genomic region:
- the FBXO17 gene encoding F-box only protein 17 isoform X2, giving the protein MGARPSRRRLPADPPLALDALPPELLVQVLSHVPPRALVTRCRAVCRAWRDVVDGPTVWLLQLARDRSAEGRALYAVAQRCPPNSEDEEFPLCALARYCLRAPLGRNLIFNSCGEQGFRGWEVEHGGNGWAVEKNLTLVPGAPSQTCFVTSFQWCFKRQLVDLVMEGVWQELLDSAQIEICVADWWGARENCGCIYRLRVRLLDMYENEVVKFSASPNPVLQWTERGCRQIRGN; this is encoded by the exons ATGGGAGCCCGGCCCTCTCGGCGACGGCTGCCCGCGGACCCGCCCCTAGCCTTGGACGCGCTGCCCCCGGAGCTGCTGGTGCAGGTGTTGAGCCACGTGCCCCCGCGCGCGCTGGTGACGCGCTGTCGCGCAGTGTGCCGCGCCTGGCGCGACGTGGTGGACGGGCCCACCGTGTGGCTGCTGCAGCTGGCCCGCGACCGCAGCGCCGAGGGCCGCGCACTCTACGCGGTGGCCCAGCGCTGCCCGCCCAACAGCGAGGACGAGGAGTTCCCGCTCTGCGCCCTGGCGCGCTACTGCCTGCGCGCGCCCCTCGGCCGAAACCTCATCTTCAACTCCTGCGGAGAGC agggcttcagaggctgGGAGGTGGAGCATGGCGGGAATGGCTGGGCCGTGGAAAAGAACCTAACACTGGTGCCGGGGGCTCCTTCCCAGACCTGCTTCGTGACTTCTTTCCA ATGGTGCTTCAAGAGGCAGCTTGTAGACTTGGTGATGGAGGGGGTGTGGCAGGAGCTGCTGGACAGCGCCCAGATCGAGATCTGTGTGGCCGATTG GTGGGGTGCCCGAGAGAACTGTGGCTGCATCTACCGGCTCCGGGTCCGCCTCCTGGACATGTACGAAAACGAAGTGGTCAAGTTCTCGGCCTCACCCAACCCGGTCCTTCAGTGGACGGAGAGAGGCTGCCGACAG Attcgaggaaactga
- the FBXO17 gene encoding F-box only protein 17 isoform X1 — translation MGARPSRRRLPADPPLALDALPPELLVQVLSHVPPRALVTRCRAVCRAWRDVVDGPTVWLLQLARDRSAEGRALYAVAQRCPPNSEDEEFPLCALARYCLRAPLGRNLIFNSCGEQGFRGWEVEHGGNGWAVEKNLTLVPGAPSQTCFVTSFQWCFKRQLVDLVMEGVWQELLDSAQIEICVADWWGARENCGCIYRLRVRLLDMYENEVVKFSASPNPVLQWTERGCRQVSHVFTNFGKGIRYVSFEQYGRDTRSWVGHYGALVTHSSVRVRIRLS, via the exons ATGGGAGCCCGGCCCTCTCGGCGACGGCTGCCCGCGGACCCGCCCCTAGCCTTGGACGCGCTGCCCCCGGAGCTGCTGGTGCAGGTGTTGAGCCACGTGCCCCCGCGCGCGCTGGTGACGCGCTGTCGCGCAGTGTGCCGCGCCTGGCGCGACGTGGTGGACGGGCCCACCGTGTGGCTGCTGCAGCTGGCCCGCGACCGCAGCGCCGAGGGCCGCGCACTCTACGCGGTGGCCCAGCGCTGCCCGCCCAACAGCGAGGACGAGGAGTTCCCGCTCTGCGCCCTGGCGCGCTACTGCCTGCGCGCGCCCCTCGGCCGAAACCTCATCTTCAACTCCTGCGGAGAGC agggcttcagaggctgGGAGGTGGAGCATGGCGGGAATGGCTGGGCCGTGGAAAAGAACCTAACACTGGTGCCGGGGGCTCCTTCCCAGACCTGCTTCGTGACTTCTTTCCA ATGGTGCTTCAAGAGGCAGCTTGTAGACTTGGTGATGGAGGGGGTGTGGCAGGAGCTGCTGGACAGCGCCCAGATCGAGATCTGTGTGGCCGATTG GTGGGGTGCCCGAGAGAACTGTGGCTGCATCTACCGGCTCCGGGTCCGCCTCCTGGACATGTACGAAAACGAAGTGGTCAAGTTCTCGGCCTCACCCAACCCGGTCCTTCAGTGGACGGAGAGAGGCTGCCGACAG GTGTCTCATGTCTTCACCAACTTTGGCAAGGGCATCCGCTACGTGTCTTTTGAGCAGTATGGGAGGGACACGCGTTCCTGGGTGGGGCACTATGGCGCCCTGGTGACCCACTCCAGTGTGAGGGTCAGGATCCGCCTGTCCTAG
- the MRPS12 gene encoding 28S ribosomal protein S12, mitochondrial has translation MSWFGLLRGLNTSLSFGPALAPQLRAARPMATLNQMHRRGLPKQPPPPLGPTAGRPQLKGVVLRTFIRKPKKPNSANRKCCRVRLSTGREAVCFIPGEGHSLQEHHVVLLQGGRTQDLPGVKLTVVRGKYDCSHVQKKK, from the exons ATGTCCTGGTTCGGCCTTCTCCGTGGCCTCAACACGTCCCTAAGTTTTG gcccagccctggccccccAGCTCCGGGCCGCGCGGCCCATGGCCACCCTGAACCAGATGCACCGCCGGGGGCTTCCGAAGCAGCCGCCCCCGCCTCTGGGCCCCACGGCCGGCCGGCCGCAACTGAAGGGAGTCGTGCTGCGCACGTTCATCCGAAAGCCCAAGAAGCCCAACTCGGCCAACCGCAAGTGCTGCCGCGTGCGGCTCAGCACGGGCCGAGAGGCCGTGTGCTTCATCCCCGGAGAGGGCCACAGCCTGCAGGAGCACCATGTCGTGCTGCTGCAGGGCGGCCGCACCCAGGACCTGCCTGGCGTGAAGCTCACTGTGGTGCGTGGCAAGTACGACTGCAGCCACGTGCAGAAGAAGAAGTGA